The DNA region CGTGGCAAGCTCCTTCTGATCTCTATGGGAAACCCACTTGATTCATATCTgtttcactgttaaaaaaatagcgGCGCAACTTGGTGGGCGTTATCCTGGTAATTTATGCGTGAGAAATACAAGGTGTGGCGTGTGAGCGTGTGAACaggttgaaatgtgtgtctctcactCCCAATGCGTGAGATTTAGAGCATTGAATGTTGTCAGTTTTGATGCGCTTTGGCGCCATCaggaggtctctgagtgcaactgcagtgtcataaaaacggtcacgcctccccctctgacaccacgtgcatttgttgacaaacaaagggtgaggaagccggcagagacgctgtgagaagatgaggaaccgcgcagactcaaaaggtacagtaatattaccagattttgatggagcctgagtgtctgcagcccgttgtctagtttgtttattcaactgttaccatgacaactataggtcgtggataaatggctacatagatcggtttgtaaagttacaaacAATTTGGAGACAAAAGTGAAGCTTCTAAACGTGAGACAATGATGACGTCACCGGTAATGATGCAGCTCGGAGTGACTATGGGCTTTCCTATTGCGCGAGACGCTAGCTTAACATTCAGTACATTAGCCGTTAACATTCACgactaatgaataactttatgaatattattcaaaactccgcagaactgatacgggatgaatcgaatatgatcagtaactgaaaaccacagtttgattacatctaAACAACTAAATCCAATATCGAcggagtgtgaatcatcattaacTTACCTCCGACCAATCTGTCAACGGCTCTGACCACATTCCTGACGTCATCACTCACACTGTGGTAATTCTAGAGTCTCTTGGggattattcctcttcattttactttgttgactttcagaaacaaattttggttttcaaagcaataGTGGATgtgacacttagcagggcaacaacagtgagtgctgtcagatggggcccccttagggaggtttcctactgtcattttggggcactgctttggtttacatttgtgagccctgaggggcccctactggtcttggggcacacacacacagactccaaaataaacaggcaggagaataatgtataactcaaaagaagatatacaatgaaaaacaagtgttttggggaaagttatgctgtcaatatcaacctgttacactgacagagtatgaggtttttgtttttcaacatcggttttccttttattccaggattcagcccaaaacttcaattcacCATCAATGATGAGCCGGAGCCCGGAGTGGGATGGAGTCAGTACAGGAATGCAGCATATAGACAATGTGTGTTATGGAAAATCAACAGGAGAGATACAACAAATCACAATATAcatgggtaacactttacaataaggtacacacattttgcatactTACTGGGAGACGAAtgggaaactaaccactagatataatccagagtgtatatgtgaaaagGGCTCTAGGTAACCATTAGTTAACAGGTAGATCTGTGTGGTTTATCCAGCTTTCATTATccgttaaataataattcactactctacaacatgtgatgaagaagtacTCAATATCTACCCAGTACTGAGTGGTTTTCTAATGGTTACTTGAAACTTTAATcactttatttttgcatttcagcatgagcatacaaaataaaagtttgggtTTGGTGCTACATTACACAAATTTCCTACCAACATAACTTGAACTGCTCTTCTGCTGTTGCTCGTTTGGAGCGACAAGTGGTTCATCCATGCCATGATTGATGGTTAGTCTTTCACTGTGCCAAGACACACATGAtcagaacatgtgctgctgtgaaatgttcttattcttcctgacacaataagtgtataaaaggctcagacagtaggtggccttcctgttaattgctcacgctcctcctgcgTGTTGATGACGTAAGCATCTCTAGCTTTTtgcttctgccttttccttttcagtcgctacataacacatgactgttgactctgtttgaactgtctgtattgtttaaaaatgattgtatgtgtataatggctgaataaaatactcatacaTACATGATCAGTTTGCCAGCATGCGTGTGTTCGGAGAGGAGAGCGGCAGATTATAAATTCACCGTACTctgcaacatgatgatgaatcagtttatggacGCCATCTTGTAATACTCTTAGTTTACCCGCAGATGGCGCCTGTGCTACTTGTAAAGCCAGGCAGTAAagtgtatgtgaagttgttaatctgtctaaagagctaatttcttccagttatgtttgttgaactcaaatatttctgccaaattatttactctaataattaaaaggaatatattatattatgttgcACTGACCCCTATcgtcatgaagtgctttgaaaggttagtcatggccaGTTTGCATACcaaggtaacagatccaccgaggatgccatctgttctgctcttcacccagccctcacccacctggacaccaaaaacttatacgtcagaatgctgttcatagacttcagttcagcattcaacaccatcatccctcagcagctgatcagcaaactggaccagctggggctcagcacttccctgtgcgactggctgctggacttcctcagcgagaggcctcagacagtgcgggtcggcggcaacacatcaaaaaccaccgtgatgagcactggggccccccagggttgtgtgctcagccccgtGCTCTTCACactgctgacccacgactgcgctccatccttcagcagaaaccacattgtgaagttcgccgttgacacaacagtggttggtctcatctccaacaacaatgAGACACACTActggatggaggtcagccaactggccacgtagTGCAGAgtcaacaacctcttcctgaacgtcgacaagaccaaggaggttgttgtcgacttccggagagtccccactcctaaacccccactgaccatcgacggtgctgctgtggagagagtgagcagcaccaagttcctgggggttcacgtcagtgaggatctctcctggacaaccaacaccacatcactggccaagaagtcccagcagcgcctctacttcctccgcaagctgaagagagcacgagcccccccatccatcatgtgctccttctacagaggcaccatcgagagcatcctgaccagctgcatcactgtgtggcttgggagctgcactgctgccaaccgcaagaccctgcagcgcacagtgaaggctgctgaacggattatcggtgtcccactcccctctcttctggacctctacggtacccgcctcacccacaaagcaaccagcattgtgcgtgaccccacccacccctcacacagcctcttcagcctcctgccatcggggagacggtaccgcagcctgcgggccggctccaccagactgagaaacagcttcttccaccaagctgtcaggaagcttaactctctcccttctcttccttctctcccctctgtccccacgaacactggacgttgaaaccccctcccgtttgccaccaagaactctggactaataactctgaagctaactattcaaaagtacactcagtttactgcacattgcacatattgcacaagtttactttttctttcaattttattttattttatttaccattttgtaccttttgcacaatttagaatttattactgtaaatattatttatcttaagattacctcattttatttgatctattttaccttattttggttgtattgcaccgcgggacggagacaaacgaagtttcgattccactgtatgtctggcatattttgaaattgacaataaagttgactttgactttgaatttgatgttagaaattagtgtttgttttctatgtaatctttgtgctggatgtgaacattgttattcatgtcatgtttgtgatcCTGTATAAAaaagctctctcagaatgctccgttttggtgtgtgtgtctctttaaatgtaatgataaaATCGTTTAGTGTGATAGGCTTTAGCAGAATTAGGATGCTTATGATCTGACgaggcttacatttctagctccgtcctcccgatagtttagaactgaagaaggtgaaaccactgaaacaaacaacttcaagacgatttcttggtgtgcacactgttcatttattggtataaagctgaaacacagcttgagcaaacaggagcatcttaatatataattttcaggtcacacagcaaatacattttcatatgaacaatgaggactttaaatatccaaagcgaagcacattcttataaaatccattaattctaaaaactgaaaatacagcattgaaaaaacacaacagaagcaaaatacatgataatcacaattcacacatttcttcattaagtatTCACCATGACAACTGTGTATTTACAAAGGACGTCACACCTACCAGGAGCTAGGGTGtaagaattaaaggtcacatatcctcctcctcttcaaccagtttaaataagtctcagagctcctcaaaacatgtgtgaagtttcttgttctaaatccactctgatcctgtatttgatcatgcctataaacccctctatttcagccctgctcagaacaggctgtttctgtgtctgtacctttaaatatgtaaatgagctgtgtctgaccacgccccctctctggaagggcttgggtgtactcctAGAATAAAGATTATAGGCTCTTTATTGTTTGACTCTTTGGGGAagcggtctttctcgctccatgtcctattgtttacagtgagaaggcagactcagagggcagaacaaacacctagctgtgggagtgtcacccacctgggggaggagttactgccctttgtgatgtcatgaagggaactccGTCCTGAATTAGCAGTGTTtaccctaccattatattacggcccctcccgccccccctgaaggtcaagtaaaaaaaaatatatatatatatatatatatatatatttttttttttaagatttatttttgggctttttgggcctttattgtaggcataggatagtggatagagttggaaatcagggaaagaagtcatttaaggatacctttccgacagaaaaggacagctgtcattaaaagtaacacatgaacaccaagattccttcaagtgtttgtgtcgttgtgtcgccGTGTCGGCATTTCTGCTTGTCctcacccccccaacgctgtaaacctaggggaaacactgattagTAAGTCGTTCccaattctctctctttctatcccctgtttctaactctatccactgtcctatctctaaataaatgcataaaagccccaaaatactaataattaagaaaatgattGTAACTGGTGGCACCTGAGACGCTGCTATTCTCCATGAGGGTATAAAGGGGGGGTAGGAACAGAGAGGCGGTGTTTTTGTTCCCACCCGGAAGGAGAGGGACGGTGTACACCCTCATCCATGCcggctgttttgtttgtttgcgtcTGGGAAAACTGGtaaggaaacatgctttgttttgttttgtgtttcaagtTTTATAAAGAGAAGGTATTAATACCAGAACTATAATGTTTCCAGTTGTCATTTGGTCAGAACGTTCGGACACATCAGGTGTGACTTCAGGGGCTGATCGCCAAGTGAGTGTCTCTGGTGTGTAGCGGAGCTGGCGATCGGTGAGACAAGTTTTGAATGtggttttaatttagttttacttAAATGGTTATAAAGTCGTGTACTTATGCCCTGTCCTCCATTTTTAGCAAAGTCGCCGGGCGTTGTACTTGGCAGGGGGTTGCTGGGAAGGTTTGGGCCCAGCACACCAGGTACGCACAGCGATATGTATTATTTTGTCTAATAAAGCTATGGCCACTGTGTAATTGATGTTGAGgatatgtttttgtattatgtttattttgggattaGGGAAATGTATTAATGTGACCAACTAATGcttctattttctttgttttagggAGCCTGGCagatttcctctgctgctcttactgtgtgggttttgtttgttttcttcggtgttgatttttgtttcggTATTTTGTTTCTAGTCCGCCTGGCATTATGAGCCAGTATTTGAGGCAACAGATCTATGGGGTTGCCTCAGTAGGCTGactagtttattttttgtttttcgtcttgtttgttttaattatcaCCATTTCCCCAGCACAGCGTCAGGGCGGACCATCAGGGAGGGTCAAGGTAATTTTGGTTGCGAGGgcagttgcagtgatattgcatgcttatacataatgtgattatagttgaagttgcagtgatattgcatgctcatacatagtgtgattaagttgcagtgatattgtgTGACAAGGAGTCTTTTTACTCCCTTGCTGTAGAAGTGTGACACTGAATTCCTCCTCAGTAAAGCATCAAAATACTCAAAGCCATACTTCCGCCTGTAAGACATTGAAATATGCGCCAATTATCTTATGGTGACTCATGAATTTTATGTTAGTTAATTTAATAAACCTTGGcaccttttctctttaaatgtgtttctgtgtttcatttttaactggtCATTTATTTGACCCCTGTGAGGGGACCTTCCAAAGTCTGAGTACCCCCGCAGGTCGGCtgttacaataataaaaataaaccttcctttaatttatttcaaatagttttgaatgacaagaaattagtttttagttagttttaatccttattttttggacgccctggcagaattggccccctcctgtttttcattcttctccaggattcttttaaattagttgttgttttcttttgcttggacaaaattgttccccctaaatttgcctccctatcttTACTGCCTTGGCTCTTGCAGGTTTCCGAAAAACTCCTCaatttctctgcacattatgCCTCTGTCTTTATCCCTCTCCAGGATTCTGATGCTGTTCTCACGGAAGGAAGATTTTTCTGGTATTGCTTCTGCCTTCATGAGATACTGTATCGACCTGTGGGAGTCATTTTGATGAAAGAATAAATGATGTGCATATCTgttgtaaagcatctgtttgtcttcaggttctgcaggttcattttcgagcagtttctgaaatatctgctcagctttggccttgctgtgacGTGACATTGCATAGATAATTGCGAGGTCAATTTCCTTTTTGAGTGGAGtgtgagggtaaagagagagcagctcctcgtggagagcgattgctctgtccatcatgctttgttctggatCAGGGTAATCTCTCCTTTTATAAACgatcctccatctgtagcagaACGCAACACATCTCTTCAGATAAcgcacatctggatgttctttcagaacttcctctgccaaatcaacggcctcatcagcagatatgtattttatgtaaaggtttagtaaggcccacatgccactgtcactgcagcacagagtgctcacatttccagccaactcacggacttcatcttgaatgttttctccttcatcagcacgttgTTCAAGGTAGAGCACAGCAaggtacaagttctctggatcccgttccttggcttttctcattttctccaagaggtcagggtccagcattgggtcactgaagttttgggcgttctttaaccatatgacatagctggtgttccaatccaccatgtccggctgcatcctggcagctttctcaaagtaatcaacaaccagcttcttatcctctccaaagaacatcagggtccaggccttttcagcgtagatctctggatggaggtcgtcCTGGGTTGGAAatgggtatttttccatcagggcatcaacctttgacaggtaagcctgactctcctctagatctcccaggtggtggtgcagccaggccaggttcctgtagttcaccactaaccaaggaccctcatctgcatctctcagcttgttgagggtctctgcagccttctggaACAAGCTCCTcgcctcttcatttaaccccagcttatactgaatgaacccccacaggttgtaactgtggcccagccatctatttcccttctctgtgctgaagtcctccattttgtctttcagaagtaaaagtttcggcctgctgcggtccaggtcccaggtgaagtggcactgcagggactccagtgtggtttgactctgagcagcactgatggagaatacaaaaacaaacatttaaacacatcagcagctagttTTGACTCTTGTGTTCTTATTTGTTATGTCTCGTCTCGCAGTGTCTCCTCTACTCTTCTAAACTGTCAATCGCTTTTATTACCCTATTATATAGTCAGACAATCAAGTAAACttctcagataaataaaaaacagactaaattatttggtggacatcactgcatgggctcaggaaCACTTCCAGGAGACATAGTCTGTGAACACAGCTCATCTCTGGATTCACAACGTTAGCTGAAACTCTACCATACAGAGAGCAAGCTGTATataaaccagatccagaaacaTTGCTGGCTTTCCTTGGGCCTGAGGTCGTTTAAAATGGACTAAGTCGAAGTGGAACACTGTCCTGAGGTCTGACAATTcacaatttgaaatctttttagaaaaaatggaCGCTGCATCCTCCGGGgctaaagaggagagggaccatctggcttgttatcagcgctcagataaaaaaaacagcacctgtGATGGTATGGGGGTGCATGGGTAAACTGCACATCTGTCAAGGCTCCATGAATGCTGAACCATACATAAAGGTTTTGGAGCAACATATGCTGCCAAATAGAAAACCTCTTTTCTGGGAAGGCcttgtttattgcagcagcataaTGTCAAACCACATCCTGACACTGACAACAGAATGGCTCACAAGTCAAAAGCCTCATTTCCACCTAGCGGTCCGGTCAGTGGTCTGCACCTCCAAGGTCGCCCATGGGGgccaaaaatccaaaacagcaTTGAAATTACTCTCGAAATCTacgggatatttaaacatggcacgttttctgtttgtcctttattactgctgtcagACGGAAAGTGGCGGTTCTTTtaaccaatcaacggactgcgATTTGTCTCGCTCCAACCTTTAGGGTTGGATTGGTACACTTGGCTCCTAATGTGgatctaatgtgtttggattaaatcttttattggatttaaaccgttgggactcagtttgatgaattattatgatcaggagagttcagtaaacctttaaacggttaaaagacgttgtttgtttgtcggtggtctgacaggtgggtagattgtgactgctgtggtggtctgacctgcacacactgGGCCGTCTGAGTAACAGGGTCAAATATGCTGGTGGATGaccgtttatgtttttataattacTCAAAAATAACTGGcaattgtctgttttgtcttattttttagtCTGCAGCCccttcttcctgtgttttcttcttctttggttagtATTATGTATCCGTTTTTccgcctcccctctgcccctttGTACGATTCCCTGTGGGAGAGGTGGGTGTCCATTGTTTTGCCTAAGTTAGAGAAACAATTAGATAAATCATCatagaataaattgttattccaaCGATCAGAGGGAATTAGAAAAATCTATAGCTAAccttgatgttttactgtcgaCTTCCCAAACACCTGACTTGTACAAAGAAAGGCTAGGACTCCATACAGAGCTTgaccttcttctctcctccgcTCTCGTGGGTCTATGTACGAACATGCTGACAAGGCGGGTCGCCTTCTGGCCCACCAACTAAAGGCCAGATTGGCTTCCAACCAGATCACCCAGACACGAGACGAGTCAGGCTGTCTAACCTCTGACCCAGATAAGATAAACGACTTATTTAGGTCATTTTATTCTAAACTGTATACCTCCAAGTCCCCTAACGATGAAAGTCTATTATGTAATTTCTTTGATAAATTAATGTTACCGAAAGTTTTCCCTaatgacagtcagacacacttcCTGAAATCAAAGAGGCCATTTGCTCAATGCGCATTGGCAATTCAACGGGCCCAGACGGGTATCCTGTAGAGTTTTTCAAACGGTTTTCTGACCTGCTTGCTCCACTCCTACTTGAAATGTTTAACCAATCATGCCACCTTGCCACCCACACTCATGCAAGCTTCTATATCTCTCATTCACAAGAAAGACAAGGACACAGCAAGCTGTGCATCCTATCGCCCAATTTCACTCCTTTCTGTTGACGTTAAAATTCTAGCTAAGGTCCTAGCCCGTCGCCTGGAGTCTATTATGCCCACAGTAATCTCAGAAGATCAGACAGGATTCATAAAGGGGAGGCACTCTTTTTCTAATGTCAGAAGGCTTCTCGGTATCATTCACACCCCGTCCTCTTCTACGGAACCTGAAGCTGTAATATCTCTCGAAGCAGAGAAGGCCTTTAACAGGGTGGAGTGGGCttatctctttttcactttgcaaCAGTTCGGTTTTAGTGCCAGCTTCATCTCCTGGATTAAGCTACTCTGCTCCTCCCCCTATGCAtctgtgtgtacaaacacacagcgtTCAGaaccatttcctctttttcgcAGCACTAGGCAAGGCTGTCCGCTCTCCTCACTGTTGTTCGCATTGAGCCGTTATCAGTTGCTTTAAAGTTGGTCTGAGGGTTCAAAGGGatcaaaaggggggggggggggatataaTTATAAGGAATATATCCTTTATTAAATCtataaacaacattatttcttcttttatttgcgAGAACAGGTAAAACTTTACTCCAGAGGAGCAGGTCAGTGGGAGGGCTTGGGCTACCCAATTTTATCAGCTACTATTTGGCAGCCAATGTTCACAAAATTATACTTTGGTTTATCTCACCCCAGTGCAGCTGGTGCTGATTAGAGGCTGACTCctgctctccttccctccctaaAGCAACGCCCATCTgtaataatcatctttttataccagctaggattggaatggcctgcgctgtctgggtgacttatacgttaatgatgtttttgccaGTTTCGAACAATttgcattcaatttaaatagctCCGACCTTTTTCGGTATTTTCAGCTCCGTAATTTTGCTAGGACCCACTCACCGGCATTCCCTCAAGTCCCAAACCCCAGTGGCATTGATCTGGCACTCAAggcaagagtcttgcccaaaaGTCAGGTTTCCTACCTTTAtgacctcctgttcacaactAACGAGTCCGCGGTAAATAAGATCAAGGCTGATTGGGAAAACGAACTACAAATCAACCTTTCTAAGGATTTCTGGAAAAAGGCTCTTAATGTTAATTCATCTTCTAGCTGCGCTAGGCTGTCTCTCATCCAGTTTAAAGTGCTCCACAGACTTCATTACAGCAAATATAAACTCTCCAGAATATTTCCAGATACAATCGATGAAACTTGTGGTAGATGCTCCCAGGCTCCTTGCAACCTGACTCACATGTTTTGGTCCTGTTCTAAATTAGTTAATTATTGGCAATCCTTCCTTAAACCCATCTCCGACATTTTAGGTCtaaacatcaatccatccctGCATATAGCTATTTTCGGGAGGTCTCCTGACGACCTTGTCACCTCGACCACTCAGGACAATGTTATTGCTTTTGCCTCTTTGATTGCCCGCAGGAAGATCCTTCTCtcatggaaatcttcacaaTCCCCCTCCTTCAAAGCATGGCTGCAGGTTTACGCAGAGGCCTCAGAGGGTAAACAGGATATGGGCATGGTGCAATCTGAGCAGCGATATTTCAGCAActgtcacagttttattttaacacatcagcAAAATCCATTTTCCATTACACAATCCACCTCTTCACTGCAGCCCCtgacaccatcagccacagtattctacaattctaaaattctacaattcacttaacagacgcttttatccaaagcgacgtacatcagagagtaagtacaacataagcaaggatctagaaaaaagggaacaatgtcagtaagagcaaacgatcagctttgagtctgattggacaca from Labrus bergylta chromosome 6, fLabBer1.1, whole genome shotgun sequence includes:
- the LOC110004196 gene encoding interferon-induced protein with tetratricopeptide repeats 1-like; amino-acid sequence: MSAAQSQTTLESLQCHFTWDLDRSRPKLLLLKDKMEDFSTEKGNRWLGHSYNLWGFIQYKLGLNEEARSLFQKAAETLNKLRDADEGPWLVVNYRNLAWLHHHLGDLEESQAYLSKVDALMEKYPFPTQDDLHPEIYAEKAWTLMFFGEDKKLVVDYFEKAARMQPDMVDWNTSYVIWLKNAQNFSDPMLDPDLLEKMRKAKERDPENLYLAVLYLEQRADEGENIQDEVRELAGNVSTLCCSDSGMWALLNLYIKYISADEAVDLAEEVLKEHPDVRYLKRCVAFCYRWRIVYKRRDYPDPEQSMMDRAIALHEELLSLYPHTPLKKEIDLAIIYAMSRHSKAKAEQIFQKLLENEPAEPEDKQMLYNRYAHHLFFHQNDSHRSIQYLMKAEAIPEKSSFRENSIRILERDKDRGIMCREIEEFFGNLQEPRQ